Proteins found in one Oncorhynchus gorbuscha isolate QuinsamMale2020 ecotype Even-year linkage group LG15, OgorEven_v1.0, whole genome shotgun sequence genomic segment:
- the LOC123997070 gene encoding tumor necrosis factor-like, with the protein MEGYAMTPEDMERGPVYNTTVTAVAEGKASRGWLWRLCGVLLIAVLCAAAALLFAWCQHGRLATMQDEMEPQLEILIGAKDTHHTLKQIAGKAKAAIHLEGEYNPNLTADTVQWRKDDGQAFSQGGFELQGNQILIPHTGLFFVYSQASFRVKCNGPGEHTTPLSHIIWRYSDSIGVNANLLSGVRSVCQRNYGDAESKIGEGWYNAVYLGAVFQLNEGDKLWTETNRLTDVEPEQGKNFFGVFAL; encoded by the exons ATGGAAGGGTATGCGATGACACCTGAAGACATGGAGAGGGGCCCTGTGTACAACACAACGGTGACAGCTGTCGCTGAGGGAAAGGCCTCCAGAGGTTGGCTATGGAGGCTGTGTGGGGTCCTCTTAATAGCAGTTCTATGTGCGGCAGCAGCCCTACTCTTTGCATGGTGTCAGCATGGAAGACTGGCAACG ATGCAGGACGAAATGGAGCCTCAACTGGAGATACTCATTGGTGCAAAAG ATACCCACCATACATTGAAGCAGATTGCCGGCAAGGCAAAAGCAGCCATCCATTTAGAGG GTGAATACAATCCTAATCTTACCGCTGACACCGTGCAGTGGAGAAAGGATGACGGCCAGGCTTTTTCCCAGGGCGGGTTCGAGCTACAGGGGAACCAAATCCTCATCCCACACACTGGGCTCTTCTTCGTTTACAGCCAGGCTTCGTTTAGGGTCAAGTGCAATGGCCCGGGCGAGCATACCACTCCTCTGAGTCACATTATTTGGCGCTATTCGGACTCCATCGGGGTTAATGCTAATCTTCTTAGCGGGGTAAGGTCAGTTTGTCAACGAAACTACGGTGATGCTGAGTCCAAAATTGGCGAAGGCTGGTACAATGCAGTTTACCTTGGTGCGGTGTTTCAGCTGAATGAAGGGGACAAACTGTGGACTGAGACCAATCGACTGACCGACGTGGAGCCTGAGCAGGGCAAGAACTTCTTCGGTGTGTTTGCActgtga